The following coding sequences lie in one bacterium genomic window:
- a CDS encoding PEGA domain-containing protein yields MVLSSPDHTDLREKRRALIRIWFSAALMLAAVVIGLMSWLRNEASVLIVTSSPVGAEVVLNNRPTYVHTNAYMSGLPADSFVVTLRMDGYRPVPHELSLRLNAGDTTRITFFLAPISQNDDRELPRSDGLPYKWQWRYVRMNSEPPGAEIVIDDVRTGLLTPANAIFERGLHHLQAHWPNGAKAYKNLLISPESSQPDVMFRAATYIQPNQ; encoded by the coding sequence TTGGTTCTGAGTTCGCCTGACCACACAGATCTACGCGAGAAGCGGCGTGCCCTGATACGTATCTGGTTCTCGGCTGCGCTCATGCTGGCAGCTGTGGTGATCGGGTTGATGAGCTGGCTGCGAAACGAAGCTTCTGTATTGATTGTGACATCGTCGCCGGTCGGAGCGGAAGTCGTTCTGAACAATCGTCCGACGTATGTTCACACGAACGCGTATATGTCAGGCTTGCCGGCGGATTCTTTTGTCGTTACGTTGCGGATGGACGGTTACCGACCGGTGCCGCATGAACTTTCGCTGCGGTTGAACGCCGGAGACACGACGCGGATCACATTTTTTCTCGCTCCTATTTCGCAAAACGATGACCGAGAACTGCCGCGATCTGACGGCTTGCCCTACAAGTGGCAATGGCGGTATGTTCGCATGAACTCCGAACCTCCCGGTGCCGAGATCGTGATTGACGACGTGCGCACCGGTTTGTTGACACCGGCAAATGCAATCTTTGAGCGTGGTTTGCATCACCTGCAAGCCCATTGGCCCAACGGCGCAAAAGCGTATAAAAACCTTTTAATCAGTCCTGAGTCTTCACAGCCGGATGTCATGTTCCGAGCGGCAACCTACATACAACCTAATCAATGA
- a CDS encoding glycosyltransferase, protein MPRIGFQLRRLTRKLTLPDALPGVSVLLVTWNRARFLDLALRALADTIPDEHEVLLWDNASADDTPQVIEKWRMSRLQLRPFRSPRNIGTNGFAELAIRARRELIFEMDDDVFLLPQDWFEKLKRAFELFPNYAYIALDVVQDDFTNGAKPLPSHYESETCDGVTIEFGPTGGWATATPREFYFSTKGFSYRPHKPYFPEDGFYNRVVRESGKRAGILSGVRCYHASGPNWNAAFGKGKLHLQKMTSHGAVRSDDLVSREIGDQVPDPKILDVYREQLCPQQRQSTIS, encoded by the coding sequence TTGCCACGCATTGGTTTCCAACTTAGGAGGTTGACGCGCAAGCTGACCCTGCCTGACGCATTGCCCGGTGTGTCCGTGTTGCTTGTAACTTGGAATCGTGCGCGGTTTCTTGACCTTGCACTGCGCGCGCTGGCAGATACAATTCCTGATGAACACGAGGTCCTGCTCTGGGACAACGCTTCGGCAGACGACACCCCTCAAGTAATTGAGAAGTGGCGGATGAGTCGGCTGCAGTTGAGGCCGTTCCGATCTCCGCGAAACATCGGTACGAACGGTTTTGCCGAGCTTGCCATCCGAGCACGCCGCGAGCTGATTTTCGAAATGGACGACGATGTCTTTTTGCTGCCGCAGGATTGGTTTGAGAAGCTCAAACGAGCTTTTGAGCTGTTCCCGAATTATGCCTACATCGCTCTGGATGTCGTGCAGGACGACTTCACGAATGGTGCGAAACCGCTGCCGAGCCATTATGAATCTGAGACCTGCGACGGAGTGACTATCGAGTTTGGTCCCACTGGAGGGTGGGCGACGGCAACTCCCCGAGAGTTTTACTTCTCGACGAAAGGTTTTTCATATCGGCCGCATAAGCCATATTTCCCGGAAGACGGTTTCTACAACCGCGTGGTGCGCGAAAGTGGAAAGCGGGCGGGAATTCTCAGCGGAGTGCGATGCTACCACGCTTCAGGCCCTAACTGGAACGCCGCATTTGGAAAAGGGAAGCTGCATCTGCAAAAGATGACCTCGCATGGGGCTGTGCGCTCCGATGATTTGGTGAGCAGAGAAATTGGAGATCAAGTCCCTGATCCGAAGATCTTGGATGTTTACCGCGAGCAGCTATGTCCGCAGCAGAGGCAGAGCACAATTTCGTGA
- a CDS encoding LptF/LptG family permease — translation MTLFRYLTREFIPPFFFSLALIIFLFILNLVFTMLGRIVGKGLPIWTVLEFFGLNLAWMIALAVPMAVLVAVLSAYGRLSSDNEVTALRSSGVGPFQLIAPALVFGLLMSLALAYFNNYLLPDLNFRSRQLQTDIRRLKPAMVLEPGVFLSDIPGHVLYAQQVNGETSEVTDVMVYQDDDPRFGGTVIAAKGKLKYEEWFEGFEFSLREGEILRSDRVRIGEHHRIQFERAIFRIHAPDMSLRRTTTQWRGDREMDVKMLLAKIDSYRKIDADKNSKNISRLLVEIHKKFSIPAACLIFAALGGLLGQLVRRSGIGVSAGYSIAFFLIYWVFLIAGEDLADRGSVSPAVAMWLPNVLFAGVAILLWFKQRKSGLKVFGR, via the coding sequence ATGACTCTCTTCCGCTACCTGACAAGGGAATTCATCCCACCCTTCTTCTTCAGCCTCGCGCTGATAATCTTTCTCTTCATCCTGAATCTCGTGTTCACGATGCTCGGGCGAATTGTCGGCAAGGGTCTGCCCATCTGGACCGTGCTTGAATTCTTTGGACTGAATCTCGCATGGATGATCGCGCTGGCCGTGCCGATGGCCGTACTGGTCGCGGTGCTTTCCGCTTACGGCAGGCTCTCTTCAGACAACGAAGTCACAGCGCTGCGCTCTTCAGGTGTCGGGCCGTTTCAGCTCATCGCTCCCGCCTTGGTGTTCGGACTTCTCATGTCCTTGGCGCTTGCCTACTTCAACAACTACCTCCTCCCAGACCTGAACTTCCGCTCTCGGCAGTTGCAAACAGATATTCGAAGACTAAAACCCGCGATGGTGCTTGAACCCGGCGTCTTCCTGTCCGATATTCCCGGTCATGTTCTATACGCTCAGCAGGTCAATGGCGAAACTTCTGAAGTCACGGATGTGATGGTCTATCAGGATGACGATCCGCGCTTCGGCGGAACGGTCATCGCGGCGAAGGGGAAGCTGAAGTATGAAGAGTGGTTCGAAGGATTCGAGTTTTCGCTGCGCGAAGGCGAGATTCTGCGCTCAGATCGGGTTCGAATCGGCGAACATCATCGTATCCAGTTTGAGCGGGCCATCTTCCGTATCCACGCACCGGACATGTCACTTCGCCGCACGACGACACAGTGGCGCGGTGACCGCGAGATGGACGTCAAAATGCTCTTGGCCAAGATTGACAGCTATCGTAAGATTGATGCGGACAAGAACTCAAAAAATATCTCGCGACTTTTGGTCGAGATTCACAAGAAATTCTCAATTCCTGCTGCCTGCCTGATTTTCGCAGCGCTGGGTGGATTGCTCGGGCAGTTGGTGCGGCGTTCAGGGATTGGCGTATCTGCAGGTTACAGCATCGCCTTCTTCTTGATCTACTGGGTCTTTCTGATTGCAGGTGAAGACTTGGCGGACCGCGGCAGTGTCAGCCCTGCGGTGGCCATGTGGCTGCCGAACGTACTGTTCGCCGGCGTTGCGATCCTCTTGTGGTTCAAACAACGAAAGTCGGGGCTGAAGGTTTTCGGGAGATAG